The Devosia yakushimensis DNA segment TGACCCCCCCCTCAAGGGAGGGGACCGCACCGTGGCTTCCCCGTCATTTTCACCAATGTGGCCACCGCCCCCTTTGCCCCGCATCTTCCTGCCGCTATGGAATGGTCCATGGCACGGCGATCCAAACCCAAGGGCATCTGGCGCATCTTGCGTCCTCTGGGCGTTCTGGCGGCCATCCTGATTGCCATTCCGCTGCTGCTCACCCCGCTTTATCTCGTGATCGATCCGGTCTCGGTGCCCATGCTGGAGCGCTATGTCACCGGGCGCCCGGTGGTGCGGGAATGGCGCGATATCGAGGACATTTCCGATCGCCTCAAGGCGGCGGTGGTGCTGTCGGAAGATGGGCAGTTCTGCCGCCATTGGGGCGTCGATTTCGGGGCTTTGCGCGACGAGGCCGAGCGCTATATGGCGGGCGAGGAGGCGCGGGGCGCCTCGACCATTACCATGCAGGTGGCGCGCAATCTCTTCCTGTGGAACGGGCAGATCGTGGTGCGCAAGGCGCTCGAAGTGCCGCTGGCGCTTTATGTCGATCTGATGCTGCCCAAGAGACGCATCATGGAAATCTATCTCAATATTGCCGAATGGGGGCCGGAGGGGCAGTTCGGCGTCGCGGCAGGGGCCGAGCGGGC contains these protein-coding regions:
- a CDS encoding biosynthetic peptidoglycan transglycosylase, with protein sequence MARRSKPKGIWRILRPLGVLAAILIAIPLLLTPLYLVIDPVSVPMLERYVTGRPVVREWRDIEDISDRLKAAVVLSEDGQFCRHWGVDFGALRDEAERYMAGEEARGASTITMQVARNLFLWNGQIVVRKALEVPLALYVDLMLPKRRIMEIYLNIAEWGPEGQFGVAAGAERAFGIEPQNLDWRTATLLVTALPNPMLRQPGRPSGGMLRIAGVVQNRAMEYGARASCVGEGGRLAL